The following are encoded together in the Osmia lignaria lignaria isolate PbOS001 chromosome 6, iyOsmLign1, whole genome shotgun sequence genome:
- the PheRS-m gene encoding phenylalanyl-tRNA synthetase, mitochondrial isoform X2, whose translation MDECHSKHYIKRDVYRKDEIDATHYPVFHQADAVRLCTKDEVFENVNGSDELKLFEHNGIETNDKQGCHTLESIKIMEHELKNTLTGLAQALFGPDVQCKWVEQYFPFTHPSWELEVYYRDQWLEILGCGIMRQEILQNAGVTERIGWAFGLGLERIAMRLYDIPDIRLFWSTDSGFLNQFKVEDPNAIITYKPISIYPQCRNDISFWLPENRPYSTHDFYDIVRNVGGDRIEQVLLKDEFTHPKTKRLSHCYTIVYRHMERTLSKREVNTIHNNIGRLASEKLNVEVR comes from the exons ATGGACGAATGTCACTCCAAACATTAtatcaaaa GAGATGTTTATCGTAAAGATGAAATAGACGCTACGCATTATCCAGTTTTTCATCAAGCAGATGCTGTTAGATTATGCACAAAAGATGAGGtatttgaaaatgtaaatgGTTCTGATGAActgaaattatttgaacataATGGAATAGAAACTAACGACAAACAAGGTTGTCATACTTTagaatcaataaaaataatggAGCATGAATTGAAAAACACTTTGACAGGTTTAGCACAGGCACTTTTTGGACCAG ATGTACAATGCAAATGGGTTGAGCAATATTTTCCTTTTACTCACCCATCATGGGAATTAGAAGTTTATTATAGAGATCAGTGGCTTGAAATATTAGGATGTGGTATTATGCGTcaggaaattttgcaaaatgcaGGAGTAACAGAACGTATTGGATGGGCATTTGGATTAGGCTTAGAAAGAATAGCTATGCGTTTATATGATATCCCTGATATAAGATTATTTTGGAGCACAGACAGTGGTTTTTTGAACCAATTTAAAGTTGAAGATCCTAATGCAATAATAACATACAAG CCAATTAGCATTTATCCTCAATGTAGAAACGATATAAGTTTTTGGTTGCCCGAAAATCGACCTTATTCAACACACGACTTTTATGACATAGTAAGGAATGTTGGTGGTGATAGAATAGAACAGGTTCTACTAAAAGATGAATTTACTCATCCTAAAACTAAAAGATTGTCACACTGTTATACAATAGTGTACAGACACATGGAACGTACATTATCAAAAAGAGAAGTAAACACTATTCACAATAATATAGGAAGGCTTGCTAGTGAAAAATTGAATGTTGAAGtcagataa
- the PheRS-m gene encoding phenylalanyl-tRNA synthetase, mitochondrial isoform X1, protein MYTILGRCRARISLSRTFSVAAQVETNSDISILNNKYPMDKWTNVTPNIISKVGKNLHITPYHPLSHIRQRIVNYFYTQFHNRIGNPVFSVYDNVSPIVTVAQNFDSLLVPKDHPSRRKTDCYYINQDTLLRAHTTAHQTELISMGLNNFIVIGDVYRKDEIDATHYPVFHQADAVRLCTKDEVFENVNGSDELKLFEHNGIETNDKQGCHTLESIKIMEHELKNTLTGLAQALFGPDVQCKWVEQYFPFTHPSWELEVYYRDQWLEILGCGIMRQEILQNAGVTERIGWAFGLGLERIAMRLYDIPDIRLFWSTDSGFLNQFKVEDPNAIITYKPISIYPQCRNDISFWLPENRPYSTHDFYDIVRNVGGDRIEQVLLKDEFTHPKTKRLSHCYTIVYRHMERTLSKREVNTIHNNIGRLASEKLNVEVR, encoded by the exons ATGTATACAATTCTTGGACGATGTCGTGCAAGAATTTCTTTGAGCAGAACCTTTTCCGTAGCTGCTCAAGTTGAAACGAATAGCGATAtaagtatacttaataataaatatccTATGGATAAATGGACGAATGTCACTCCAAACATTAtatcaaaagtaggaaaaaatTTACACATTACTCCATACCATCCTTTGTCTCATATTCGTCAACGTATAGTTAACTATTTTTACACGCAATTTCATAACCGTATTGGAAATCCAGTGTTCAGTGTATATGATAACGTATCTCCTATAGTTACAGTAGCTCAAAATTTTGATTCGCTTCTTGTACCAAAAGATCATCCAAGTAGGAGAAAAAcagattgttattatataaatCAAGATACTTTGTTAAGGGCGCATACAACTGCTCATCAGACTGAATTAATTTCAATgggattgaataattttattgtaataGGAGATGTTTATCGTAAAGATGAAATAGACGCTACGCATTATCCAGTTTTTCATCAAGCAGATGCTGTTAGATTATGCACAAAAGATGAGGtatttgaaaatgtaaatgGTTCTGATGAActgaaattatttgaacataATGGAATAGAAACTAACGACAAACAAGGTTGTCATACTTTagaatcaataaaaataatggAGCATGAATTGAAAAACACTTTGACAGGTTTAGCACAGGCACTTTTTGGACCAG ATGTACAATGCAAATGGGTTGAGCAATATTTTCCTTTTACTCACCCATCATGGGAATTAGAAGTTTATTATAGAGATCAGTGGCTTGAAATATTAGGATGTGGTATTATGCGTcaggaaattttgcaaaatgcaGGAGTAACAGAACGTATTGGATGGGCATTTGGATTAGGCTTAGAAAGAATAGCTATGCGTTTATATGATATCCCTGATATAAGATTATTTTGGAGCACAGACAGTGGTTTTTTGAACCAATTTAAAGTTGAAGATCCTAATGCAATAATAACATACAAG CCAATTAGCATTTATCCTCAATGTAGAAACGATATAAGTTTTTGGTTGCCCGAAAATCGACCTTATTCAACACACGACTTTTATGACATAGTAAGGAATGTTGGTGGTGATAGAATAGAACAGGTTCTACTAAAAGATGAATTTACTCATCCTAAAACTAAAAGATTGTCACACTGTTATACAATAGTGTACAGACACATGGAACGTACATTATCAAAAAGAGAAGTAAACACTATTCACAATAATATAGGAAGGCTTGCTAGTGAAAAATTGAATGTTGAAGtcagataa
- the Syx16 gene encoding syntaxin 16, translating into MAMRNLTEPFILMRNNALQSKHIYAEQNLSDRMALVGPDSGTSDNVELKNINLESNAPPVWTDALEETQYILSRLRVKIDTLVELQSKQLTRPTLDDTSQEERQTEQLTREIGRAFSNGYHQVQTIKSEAKHAANPTERRLAISAVTALSIALQELGLRYRSAQNYYLTQVKSREERSNQFFTEDQSIFLNNTAGDTWLMESNETSADLWHENEQKQSSVLLQLEEPEDRMKLALEREEKIGNIVQSIADLRYIFKDLASMVQDQGTILDRIDYNIEQTQIQVQEGYKQLKKADSYQRANKKLYCIVVLAGAIIVISFFFVVFKT; encoded by the exons atgGCTATGCGAAACTTGACAGAACCTTTTATTTTAATGCGAAACAATGCTTTGCAAAGCAAGCATATATATGCCGAACAA aaCCTGTCCGATCGAATGGCACTAGTAGGTCCGGATTCTGGCACTTCTGATAATGTTGAactaaaaaatatcaatttggAAAGTAATGCACCACCTGTTTGGACAGATGCTTTGGAAGAGACACAGTATATTTTAAGTAGATTACGTGTTAAAATAGATACCTTGGTAGAATTACAATCCAAACAATTAACTAGACCGACCCTAGATGATACCTCACAG GAGGAAAGACAAACGGAACAATTGACACGAGAAATAGGACGTGCATTTTCTAATGGTTATCATCAAGTCCAAACTATAAAAAGTGAAGCAAAGCATGCTGCTAATCCCACAGAACGTCGGTTAGCCATAAGTGCAGTAACAGCTCTTTCAATAGCTTTACAAGAGTTGGGTCTTAGATACAGATCAGCTCAGAATTATTACTTAACAC AGGTGAAATCAAGAGAAGAGAGGAGTAATCAATTTTTTACCGAAGATCAGTCGATATTTTTAAACAACACTGCAGGAGACACATGGTTAATGGAATCTAACGAAACAAGTGCAGATTTGTGGCATGAAAACGAACAGAAGCAAAGTTCTGTACTTTTACAGTTAGAAGAACCAgaagatagaatgaaattagctttggaaagagaagaaaaaattggCAACATAGTTCAAAGTATAGCAGACCTCAGATATATATTCAAA GATTTAGCGAGTATGGTGCAGGATCAAGGCACTATTTTGGATAGAATTGATTATAATATCGAACAGACCCAAATCCAAGTACAAGAAGGttataaacaattaaaaaaggCAGATTCTTACCAAAGAGCTAATAAGAAATTATATTGTATAGTCGTGCTTGCGGGAGCTATTATTGTAATTAGTTTCTTTTTCGTCGTATTTAAAACATGA
- the bcn92 gene encoding LYR motif-containing protein bcn92, with protein MMFQNIMASSRNNVLSLYRNLIRESKKWNSYNYRMYALRKIRHEFHENKTLQDKEKINECCEKGKEALEIIKRQALIGNLYSTRPLIIETMKNKSELSCKDPK; from the exons ATGATGTTTCAAAACATAATGGCTAGTAGTCGAAATAACGTTCTTAGCCTTTATCGAAATTTAATTCGAGAAAGTAAAAAATGGAATTCTTATAATTATCG GATGTATGCTTTGCGTAAAATTCGACACGAATTCCATGAAAATAAAACTCTACAGGATAAGGAAAAGATTAATGAATGTTgtgaaaaaggaaaggaagcacttgaaattatcaaaagaCAAGCACTTATTGGAAATCTTTATAGTACCAGACCACTTATTATTGAAACTATGAAGAATAAAAGTGAATTGAGCTGTAAAGATCCAAAATAA